The Ascaphus truei isolate aAscTru1 chromosome 11, aAscTru1.hap1, whole genome shotgun sequence genome includes a window with the following:
- the CD19 gene encoding B-lymphocyte antigen CD19 isoform X6, translated as MLLLLFLCLCSPSSPQISEDPKTVTVHAAGYALLPCGEVDYPLKLKWQMEGERDDTWVTLEAKPVIREFQTPLLLIFRNLSLGDTGIYTCSADNRSLNSYILNITGRGSPSLTFGPEGEVFLRCRAPESWTSLSWAKNSEDMLRVRRGQGAGRFHVTLSEGKSELYITSVTPEDAGTYLCTQGGRRESVELNVTELMGYEGLSHITGWHTFVTDRHWIIVVVTLCYLVFCAALTGCYLHRRRERTEKKKTHISFVKVSTARNLYTLSQVEGTAPKPQELTYQNLTEITPKGNHCDSCSNKSSFLDQSEGEDSYLEPNVEEDHEYVEEDHESDDGDCYENASEEIKEGSIGSQSYEDMKGSVYLKTKEALTPDETAAQEEDADSYENMQTPIFYVANRSVDSLKAAGEQPTLGPEERSLSRSLTQSPICRQPQQINTDLRQENGDFYLSFEGCRV; from the exons atgctgctgctcctgtttctctgtctctgctccccctcatcccctcaaaTATCAGAGGACCCCAAGACGGTCACTGTGCATGCTGCAG GATACGCCTTGCTGCCCTGTGGCGAAGTAGATTACCCGCTGAAGTTAAAATGGCAGATGGAGGGAGAGCGCGATGACACCTGGGTGACGCTGGAGGCGAAACCTGTGATCCGCGAGTTCCAGACCCCGTTGCTCCTGATCTTCAGAAACCTGAGCCTGGGGGACACCGGGATATACACTTGCTCGGCGGACAACCGCTCATTAAACTCTTATATCCTTAACATCACGGGCAGGG GGTCGCCCAGTTTGACCTTTGGCCCTGAGGGCGAGGTGTTTCTACGTTGCAGAGCCCCGGAAAGCTGGACCAGTCTGTCCTGGGCTAAAAACTCGGAGGACATGCTGAGGGTCAGGAGAGGGCAGGGAGCCGGGCGGTTCCACGTGACGCTCAGCGAGGGGAAGTCAGAGCTCTATATTACGTCTGTCACCCCAGAAGACGCCGGGACGTACCTCTGCACCCAAGGGGGGCGGCGGGAGAGCGTGGAGCTGAATGTCACAGAGCTTATGGGGTAtgaggggttatcccacataaCAG GTTGGCACACATTTGTGACGGACAGACACTGGATTATTGTGGTTGTTACATTGTGTTATTTAGTCTTCTGCGCTGCCCTCACTGGCTGTTACCTACACAGGAGGCGGg AGCGCacggaaaaaaaaaagacacacataag TTTCGTTAAGGTCAGCACAGCAAGGAATCTGTACACTCTCAGCCAAGTGGAAG gcACGGCCCCGAAGCCACAGGAACTCACATATCAGAACCTAACCGAGATTACTCCTAAAGGAAACCATTGTGATAGCTGCTCAAATAAGAGTTCCTTCCTGGATCAGTCGGAGG GCGAAGATTCATATCTAGAACCAAACGTCGAAGAGGATCATGAATATGTCGAAGAGGATCATGAATCTgatg ACGGAGATTGTTACGAGAATGCAAGCGAAGAAATAAAAGAAGGTTCCATAg GCTCGCAGTCGTATGAGGATATGAAAGGCTCCGTCTACCTAAAGACCAAAGAGGCCCTGACTCCCGATGAGACGGCAGCACAGGAAGAAG ACGCCGATTCATATGAGAACATGCAGACTCCGATATTCTATGTTGCTAACCGCTCTGTAGACTCGCTCAAGGCAGCAGGGGAGCAGCCAACCCTGGGGCCGGAGGAGAGGAGTCTGTCTCGCAGCCTCACTCAGTCGCCAATCTGCCGGCAACCGCAGCAAATCAACACAGATCTCAGGCAGGAAA ACGGAGATTTTTACCTGTCCTTTGAGGGGTGCAGGGTGTGA
- the CD19 gene encoding B-lymphocyte antigen CD19 isoform X1 encodes MLLLLFLCLCSPSSPQISEDPKTVTVHAAGYALLPCGEVDYPLKLKWQMEGERDDTWVTLEAKPVIREFQTPLLLIFRNLSLGDTGIYTCSADNRSLNSYILNITGRGSPSLTFGPEGEVFLRCRAPESWTSLSWAKNSEDMLRVRRGQGAGRFHVTLSEGKSELYITSVTPEDAGTYLCTQGGRRESVELNVTELMGYEGLSHITGWHTFVTDRHWIIVVVTLCYLVFCAALTGCYLHRRRERTEKKKTHISFVKVSTARNLYTLSQVEGTAPKPQELTYQNLTEITPKGNHCDSCSNKSSFLDQSEGEDSYLEPNVEEDHEYVEEDHESDVGGCYENANDEIEDKESSEDGDCYENASEEIKEGSIGDNINIFGVYLCGSQSYEDMKGSVYLKTKEALTPDETAAQEEDADSYENMQTPIFYVANRSVDSLKAAGEQPTLGPEERSLSRSLTQSPICRQPQQINTDLRQENGDFYLSFEGCRV; translated from the exons atgctgctgctcctgtttctctgtctctgctccccctcatcccctcaaaTATCAGAGGACCCCAAGACGGTCACTGTGCATGCTGCAG GATACGCCTTGCTGCCCTGTGGCGAAGTAGATTACCCGCTGAAGTTAAAATGGCAGATGGAGGGAGAGCGCGATGACACCTGGGTGACGCTGGAGGCGAAACCTGTGATCCGCGAGTTCCAGACCCCGTTGCTCCTGATCTTCAGAAACCTGAGCCTGGGGGACACCGGGATATACACTTGCTCGGCGGACAACCGCTCATTAAACTCTTATATCCTTAACATCACGGGCAGGG GGTCGCCCAGTTTGACCTTTGGCCCTGAGGGCGAGGTGTTTCTACGTTGCAGAGCCCCGGAAAGCTGGACCAGTCTGTCCTGGGCTAAAAACTCGGAGGACATGCTGAGGGTCAGGAGAGGGCAGGGAGCCGGGCGGTTCCACGTGACGCTCAGCGAGGGGAAGTCAGAGCTCTATATTACGTCTGTCACCCCAGAAGACGCCGGGACGTACCTCTGCACCCAAGGGGGGCGGCGGGAGAGCGTGGAGCTGAATGTCACAGAGCTTATGGGGTAtgaggggttatcccacataaCAG GTTGGCACACATTTGTGACGGACAGACACTGGATTATTGTGGTTGTTACATTGTGTTATTTAGTCTTCTGCGCTGCCCTCACTGGCTGTTACCTACACAGGAGGCGGg AGCGCacggaaaaaaaaaagacacacataag TTTCGTTAAGGTCAGCACAGCAAGGAATCTGTACACTCTCAGCCAAGTGGAAG gcACGGCCCCGAAGCCACAGGAACTCACATATCAGAACCTAACCGAGATTACTCCTAAAGGAAACCATTGTGATAGCTGCTCAAATAAGAGTTCCTTCCTGGATCAGTCGGAGG GCGAAGATTCATATCTAGAACCAAACGTCGAAGAGGATCATGAATATGTCGAAGAGGATCATGAATCTgatg TAGGAGGGTGTTACGAGAACGCCAACGACGAAATCGAAGATAAAGAAAGTTCCGAAG ACGGAGATTGTTACGAGAATGCAAGCGAAGAAATAAAAGAAGGTTCCATAggtgacaatataaatatatttggagTATATTTGTGTG GCTCGCAGTCGTATGAGGATATGAAAGGCTCCGTCTACCTAAAGACCAAAGAGGCCCTGACTCCCGATGAGACGGCAGCACAGGAAGAAG ACGCCGATTCATATGAGAACATGCAGACTCCGATATTCTATGTTGCTAACCGCTCTGTAGACTCGCTCAAGGCAGCAGGGGAGCAGCCAACCCTGGGGCCGGAGGAGAGGAGTCTGTCTCGCAGCCTCACTCAGTCGCCAATCTGCCGGCAACCGCAGCAAATCAACACAGATCTCAGGCAGGAAA ACGGAGATTTTTACCTGTCCTTTGAGGGGTGCAGGGTGTGA